One Deltaproteobacteria bacterium genomic window, CGAGCTCTGTTCCCTGGCGTTCGCACAATACTCGACATCGGGGGCCAGGATTCCAAGGCCATTGCCGTTAATGATGGAGACAGAGTAGCCAAATTCGAGATGAACGACCGGTGTGCCGCAGGAACCGGCAAGTTTCTCGAAATCATGGCGAATACCCTCGGCTATACACTGGATGAGTTTGGCCCAGACGCCCTTAAGGCCAAAAAGGATATCCAGATGAGCAACATGTGCACCGTGTTTGCGGAATCCGAGGTGACTTCTCTTCTTGCCAAAGGGGAAGACCGTCAAGACATTGCCATGGGTTTGCACAGGTCTGTGGTGCGCCGAGCTGCTGGCATGCTCAAAAGGGTCTCTGTAACGCTATTAACGGTTTTCTGACCACAATAAAGGGGGTGATGGTGATTTAATCTGAACTTTTTACTCAGATGTCACTCATTTTCTAGTTGAGACACATTTTAGGGACAGGAGGAATGAGCATGAAGAAAGTAGCGGTATTAGCCAAAGTGATGATTGTGTTATTCTGTGTTTGTGGAATGGTGAACCCTTCTTGGGCCGGAATCAAGATGGAAATCGATGAACAGACAAAAGGAGAGGTCGGCATCTGGATGCAGACTTGGTTTCAGCACGTTGAGGATGGCAAGAGTGGCAGTAACGAAGATTTGAACGATTTCATTCTACGTCGCGCCTATATGTATCTGAAGGGTCAGGTAACAGAGCATGTTGGCTTTTTCACCCATATTGCTTCAGATAAAATCGGCCAAGAGGGATTGGATAGACCTTCGCTTGGACTGGGGAGCGGTGTTGCCTGGCGAGATCTGTGGATTGCATTGAATCTCCATGAGAGCTTCAAGGTTCAAATGGGACGAATGTATGTGCCACTGACCCGCAACTATGGCACAACGTCGACAAAGTGCATGTTGACGATGGATCTCCCTTTTCTACAGGGAGGCTCGCGGGGTGGTATCTTCTATGCTCAGAAGGTGGGTCGAGATGACAGCCTGACTATATGGGGCAATCCCTTGGACGGGCTCCTCCAATACCGCCTGATGGTTTCTGAGGGGGTCGAAGGACAAACGACATCATCAGGCACTGTAGTAAGCGATAATCCTGATGACGACCTGCGCTTCGTAGGCAGGGTGTCATTGAGCTTGCTGGATCCTGAGAAGGGCTGGTTCAACAAGGGGACGTACCTTGGGAAGAAAAAGGTCTTGAGCTTCGGCCTCGGCATGGACAGCCAAAAAGATCTTACGTTGAAGGACGTCGTGGACCAGGACAATTTCGTCTGGACCGTTGACGGCTTCTTCGACTACCCCGTGGGAGAGGGTGCGGTGACTGCAGAGGCCGCTTATATCGATATCGACAATTGTACCCAGAATCAGCCGTCGGCCTACACGGCCCTGTCGGCAGGGGACGATGCCAAGAACTGGTACATTAACGCTGGATATCTCCTGCCTGGTTCAA contains:
- a CDS encoding porin, whose amino-acid sequence is MKKVAVLAKVMIVLFCVCGMVNPSWAGIKMEIDEQTKGEVGIWMQTWFQHVEDGKSGSNEDLNDFILRRAYMYLKGQVTEHVGFFTHIASDKIGQEGLDRPSLGLGSGVAWRDLWIALNLHESFKVQMGRMYVPLTRNYGTTSTKCMLTMDLPFLQGGSRGGIFYAQKVGRDDSLTIWGNPLDGLLQYRLMVSEGVEGQTTSSGTVVSDNPDDDLRFVGRVSLSLLDPEKGWFNKGTYLGKKKVLSFGLGMDSQKDLTLKDVVDQDNFVWTVDGFFDYPVGEGAVTAEAAYIDIDNCTQNQPSAYTALSAGDDAKNWYINAGYLLPGSIGPGRLQPYVRYETVDVDTRNDSIDYKTDFWSGGLNYYLKGHNAKLTADYMHIDQDKETATRVDRDIFTFQITVGF
- a CDS encoding 3-hydroxyacyl-ACP dehydratase is translated as MRLAGIDIGSRSIELVVLNKRGIVVSKQADSGVDPMTWAKALLEGVGFDRIMATGYGRHLFELSFDAPTVTEIKAYAVGARALFPGVRTILDIGGQDSKAIAVNDGDRVAKFEMNDRCAAGTGKFLEIMANTLGYTLDEFGPDALKAKKDIQMSNMCTVFAESEVTSLLAKGEDRQDIAMGLHRSVVRRAAGMLKRVSVTLLTVF